A DNA window from Carassius gibelio isolate Cgi1373 ecotype wild population from Czech Republic chromosome A8, carGib1.2-hapl.c, whole genome shotgun sequence contains the following coding sequences:
- the LOC128018734 gene encoding cryptochrome-1 isoform X3 has translation MAPNSIHWFRKGLRLHDNPALQEAVRGADTVRCVYFLDPWFAGSSNLGVNRWRFLLQCLDDLDSNLRKLNSRLFVIRGQPANVFPRLFKEWKISRLTFEYDSEPFGKERDAAIKKLAMEAGVEVIVKISHTLYNLDKIIELNGGQPPLTYKRFQTLISRMDPPEMPVENLSSSIMGSCVTPVSEDHGDKYGVPSLEELGFDIEGLSSAVWPGGETEALTRIERHLERKAWVANFERPRMNANSLLASPTGLSPYLRFGCLSCRLFYFKLTDLYRKVKKTSTPPLSLYGQLLWREFFYTAATNNPRFDKMEGNPICVRIPWDKNPEALAKWAEAKTGFPWIDAIMTQLRQEGWIHHLARHAVACFLTRGDLWISWEEGMKVFEELLLDADWSVNAGSWMWLSCSSFFQQFFHCYCPVGFGRRTDPNGDFIRRYLPILRGFPAKYIYDPWNAPDSVQAAAKCIIGVHYPKPMVNHAEASRLNIERMKQIYQQLSRYRGLGLLASVPSTHNGNGMAYSPGEQQSGTKTPAVSGGSSGKRSGSILLKFDSEEQQGPSGIQQQQQSGYHHMTDNGHSSRIYKCNVTHDMKGPQHSARHLLHSGGSVTSKRERESERDLDGEDDTLPTSHKLQRQIVTSVHSGKQSSMKS, from the exons ATGGCCCCAAATTCCATCCACTGGTTCCGGAAGGGCCTCCGTCTCCATGACAACCCTGCACTTCAGGAGGCAGTACGTGGGGCAGACACTGTTCGATGTGTCTACTTCCTGGATCCCTGGTTCGCTGGGTCGTCCAACCTTGGGGTCAACAGGTGGAG ATTTCTCCTGCAGTGCCTGGATGATCTTGATTCCAATCTAAGAAAACTCAATTCCCGCCTTTTTGTCATCCGAGGTCAACCAGCCAATGTTTTTCCACGCCTTTTCAAG GAATGGAAAATATCCAGGTTGACTTTCGAGTATGATTCAGAACCGTTTGGAAAGGAGAGGGATGCAGCTATTAAAAAGCTTGCGATGGAGGCTGGGGTTGAAGTCATTGTCAAGATTTCACACACCCTTTACAACCTTGATAA GATCATTGAACTAAATGGTGGTCAGCCTCCCCTCACTTACAAACGTTTCCAGACACTGATCAGCCGAATGGACCCGCCAGAGATGCCAGTGGAAAACCTCTCCAGCAGTATTATGGGCTCCTGTGTCACACCTGTCTCTGAAGACCATGGGGACAAATATGGTGTGCCATCGCTGGAAGAACTAG GATTTGACATTGAGGGACTATCATCTGCTGTCTGGCCAGGAGGTGAAACAGAGGCATTAACAAGGATTGAAAGGCATCTGGAGCGAAAG GCTTGGGTTGCAAATTTTGAAAGACCCAGAATGAATGCCAATTCTTTGCTAGCCAGTCCGACTGGCCTGAGTCCCTACCTCCGTTTTGGCTGCCTCTCCTGCCGTCTCTTCTATTTCAAACTCACAGACCTCTACAGGAAG GTAAAGAAAACCAGCACTCCTCCACTCTCCCTCTATGGTCAGCTGCTGTGGAGGGAATTTTTCTACACTGCTGCCACCAACAACCCACGATTTGATAAGATGGAAGGCAACCCGATCTGTGTGCGCATCCCCTGGGACAAGAACCCAGAGGCTTTAGCCAAATGGGCTGAAGCTAAGACAGGTTTTCCATGGATTGATGCCATTATGACCCAGCTGAGGCAGGAGGGCTGGATCCACCACCTGGCCCGTCATGCTGTCGCCTGTTTTCTCACTCGTGGAGACCTGTGGATCAGTTGGGAAGAGGGCATGAAG GTGTTCGAGGAGCTCCTGTTGGATGCTGACTGGAGTGTAAATGCAGGCAGCTGGATGTGGCTCTCCTGTAGCTCTTTCTTTCAACAGTTCTTTCATTGCTACTGTCCAGTGGGTTTCGGCAGGCGCACCGACCCTAACGGCGATTTCATTAG ACGATATTTACCTATTCTCCGAGGTTTCCCTGCCAAATATATCTACGACCCATGGAACGCCCCAGACTCTGTGCAGGCTGCTGCCAAGTGCATCATCGGCGTCCACTACCCCAAACCCATGGTGAACCACGCTGAAGCGAGCCGCCTTAACATCGAGAGGATGAAGCAGATCTACCAACAACTTTCACGCTACAGAGGACTCG GACTTCTGGCCTCTGTACCATCCACACATAACGGGAATGGGATGGCGTACTCGCCAGGGGAACAGCAGTCAGGGACCAAAACACCAG CTGTATCAGGTGGTTCCAGTGGAAAAAGGAGTGGAAGTATTCTGCTGAAATTTGACAGTGAAGAGCAGCAGGGACCAAGTGGAATTCAGCAGCAACAGCAATCAG GATACCATCACATGACCGACAACGGGCACAGTAGTCGAATTTACAAATGTAATGTCACACACGACATGAAAGGCCCACAGCATTCAG CAAGACATCTGCTGCACTCAGGAGGAAGTGTGACCAGTAAGAGGGAGCGAGAGTCGGAACGAGATCTTGACGGTGAAGATGACACCCTCCCCACCTCTCACAAGTTACAGCGGCAAATTGTCACTTCGGTTCACAGCGGGAAGCAGTCAAGTATG AAGAGTTAG
- the LOC128018734 gene encoding cryptochrome-1 isoform X2 — MAPNSIHWFRKGLRLHDNPALQEAVRGADTVRCVYFLDPWFAGSSNLGVNRWRFLLQCLDDLDSNLRKLNSRLFVIRGQPANVFPRLFKEWKISRLTFEYDSEPFGKERDAAIKKLAMEAGVEVIVKISHTLYNLDKIIELNGGQPPLTYKRFQTLISRMDPPEMPVENLSSSIMGSCVTPVSEDHGDKYGVPSLEELGFDIEGLSSAVWPGGETEALTRIERHLERKAWVANFERPRMNANSLLASPTGLSPYLRFGCLSCRLFYFKLTDLYRKVKKTSTPPLSLYGQLLWREFFYTAATNNPRFDKMEGNPICVRIPWDKNPEALAKWAEAKTGFPWIDAIMTQLRQEGWIHHLARHAVACFLTRGDLWISWEEGMKVFEELLLDADWSVNAGSWMWLSCSSFFQQFFHCYCPVGFGRRTDPNGDFIRRYLPILRGFPAKYIYDPWNAPDSVQAAAKCIIGVHYPKPMVNHAEASRLNIERMKQIYQQLSRYRGLGLLASVPSTHNGNGMAYSPGEQQSGTKTPATAVSGGSSGKRSGSILLKFDSEEQQGPSGIQQQQQSGYHHMTDNGHSSRIYKCNVTHDMKGPQHSGHLLHSGGSVTSKRERESERDLDGEDDTLPTSHKLQRQIVTSVHSGKQSSMKS, encoded by the exons ATGGCCCCAAATTCCATCCACTGGTTCCGGAAGGGCCTCCGTCTCCATGACAACCCTGCACTTCAGGAGGCAGTACGTGGGGCAGACACTGTTCGATGTGTCTACTTCCTGGATCCCTGGTTCGCTGGGTCGTCCAACCTTGGGGTCAACAGGTGGAG ATTTCTCCTGCAGTGCCTGGATGATCTTGATTCCAATCTAAGAAAACTCAATTCCCGCCTTTTTGTCATCCGAGGTCAACCAGCCAATGTTTTTCCACGCCTTTTCAAG GAATGGAAAATATCCAGGTTGACTTTCGAGTATGATTCAGAACCGTTTGGAAAGGAGAGGGATGCAGCTATTAAAAAGCTTGCGATGGAGGCTGGGGTTGAAGTCATTGTCAAGATTTCACACACCCTTTACAACCTTGATAA GATCATTGAACTAAATGGTGGTCAGCCTCCCCTCACTTACAAACGTTTCCAGACACTGATCAGCCGAATGGACCCGCCAGAGATGCCAGTGGAAAACCTCTCCAGCAGTATTATGGGCTCCTGTGTCACACCTGTCTCTGAAGACCATGGGGACAAATATGGTGTGCCATCGCTGGAAGAACTAG GATTTGACATTGAGGGACTATCATCTGCTGTCTGGCCAGGAGGTGAAACAGAGGCATTAACAAGGATTGAAAGGCATCTGGAGCGAAAG GCTTGGGTTGCAAATTTTGAAAGACCCAGAATGAATGCCAATTCTTTGCTAGCCAGTCCGACTGGCCTGAGTCCCTACCTCCGTTTTGGCTGCCTCTCCTGCCGTCTCTTCTATTTCAAACTCACAGACCTCTACAGGAAG GTAAAGAAAACCAGCACTCCTCCACTCTCCCTCTATGGTCAGCTGCTGTGGAGGGAATTTTTCTACACTGCTGCCACCAACAACCCACGATTTGATAAGATGGAAGGCAACCCGATCTGTGTGCGCATCCCCTGGGACAAGAACCCAGAGGCTTTAGCCAAATGGGCTGAAGCTAAGACAGGTTTTCCATGGATTGATGCCATTATGACCCAGCTGAGGCAGGAGGGCTGGATCCACCACCTGGCCCGTCATGCTGTCGCCTGTTTTCTCACTCGTGGAGACCTGTGGATCAGTTGGGAAGAGGGCATGAAG GTGTTCGAGGAGCTCCTGTTGGATGCTGACTGGAGTGTAAATGCAGGCAGCTGGATGTGGCTCTCCTGTAGCTCTTTCTTTCAACAGTTCTTTCATTGCTACTGTCCAGTGGGTTTCGGCAGGCGCACCGACCCTAACGGCGATTTCATTAG ACGATATTTACCTATTCTCCGAGGTTTCCCTGCCAAATATATCTACGACCCATGGAACGCCCCAGACTCTGTGCAGGCTGCTGCCAAGTGCATCATCGGCGTCCACTACCCCAAACCCATGGTGAACCACGCTGAAGCGAGCCGCCTTAACATCGAGAGGATGAAGCAGATCTACCAACAACTTTCACGCTACAGAGGACTCG GACTTCTGGCCTCTGTACCATCCACACATAACGGGAATGGGATGGCGTACTCGCCAGGGGAACAGCAGTCAGGGACCAAAACACCAG CAACAGCTGTATCAGGTGGTTCCAGTGGAAAAAGGAGTGGAAGTATTCTGCTGAAATTTGACAGTGAAGAGCAGCAGGGACCAAGTGGAATTCAGCAGCAACAGCAATCAG GATACCATCACATGACCGACAACGGGCACAGTAGTCGAATTTACAAATGTAATGTCACACACGACATGAAAGGCCCACAGCATTCAGG ACATCTGCTGCACTCAGGAGGAAGTGTGACCAGTAAGAGGGAGCGAGAGTCGGAACGAGATCTTGACGGTGAAGATGACACCCTCCCCACCTCTCACAAGTTACAGCGGCAAATTGTCACTTCGGTTCACAGCGGGAAGCAGTCAAGTATG AAGAGTTAG
- the LOC128018734 gene encoding cryptochrome-1 isoform X1: MAPNSIHWFRKGLRLHDNPALQEAVRGADTVRCVYFLDPWFAGSSNLGVNRWRFLLQCLDDLDSNLRKLNSRLFVIRGQPANVFPRLFKEWKISRLTFEYDSEPFGKERDAAIKKLAMEAGVEVIVKISHTLYNLDKIIELNGGQPPLTYKRFQTLISRMDPPEMPVENLSSSIMGSCVTPVSEDHGDKYGVPSLEELGFDIEGLSSAVWPGGETEALTRIERHLERKAWVANFERPRMNANSLLASPTGLSPYLRFGCLSCRLFYFKLTDLYRKVKKTSTPPLSLYGQLLWREFFYTAATNNPRFDKMEGNPICVRIPWDKNPEALAKWAEAKTGFPWIDAIMTQLRQEGWIHHLARHAVACFLTRGDLWISWEEGMKVFEELLLDADWSVNAGSWMWLSCSSFFQQFFHCYCPVGFGRRTDPNGDFIRRYLPILRGFPAKYIYDPWNAPDSVQAAAKCIIGVHYPKPMVNHAEASRLNIERMKQIYQQLSRYRGLGLLASVPSTHNGNGMAYSPGEQQSGTKTPATAVSGGSSGKRSGSILLKFDSEEQQGPSGIQQQQQSGYHHMTDNGHSSRIYKCNVTHDMKGPQHSARHLLHSGGSVTSKRERESERDLDGEDDTLPTSHKLQRQIVTSVHSGKQSSMKS, from the exons ATGGCCCCAAATTCCATCCACTGGTTCCGGAAGGGCCTCCGTCTCCATGACAACCCTGCACTTCAGGAGGCAGTACGTGGGGCAGACACTGTTCGATGTGTCTACTTCCTGGATCCCTGGTTCGCTGGGTCGTCCAACCTTGGGGTCAACAGGTGGAG ATTTCTCCTGCAGTGCCTGGATGATCTTGATTCCAATCTAAGAAAACTCAATTCCCGCCTTTTTGTCATCCGAGGTCAACCAGCCAATGTTTTTCCACGCCTTTTCAAG GAATGGAAAATATCCAGGTTGACTTTCGAGTATGATTCAGAACCGTTTGGAAAGGAGAGGGATGCAGCTATTAAAAAGCTTGCGATGGAGGCTGGGGTTGAAGTCATTGTCAAGATTTCACACACCCTTTACAACCTTGATAA GATCATTGAACTAAATGGTGGTCAGCCTCCCCTCACTTACAAACGTTTCCAGACACTGATCAGCCGAATGGACCCGCCAGAGATGCCAGTGGAAAACCTCTCCAGCAGTATTATGGGCTCCTGTGTCACACCTGTCTCTGAAGACCATGGGGACAAATATGGTGTGCCATCGCTGGAAGAACTAG GATTTGACATTGAGGGACTATCATCTGCTGTCTGGCCAGGAGGTGAAACAGAGGCATTAACAAGGATTGAAAGGCATCTGGAGCGAAAG GCTTGGGTTGCAAATTTTGAAAGACCCAGAATGAATGCCAATTCTTTGCTAGCCAGTCCGACTGGCCTGAGTCCCTACCTCCGTTTTGGCTGCCTCTCCTGCCGTCTCTTCTATTTCAAACTCACAGACCTCTACAGGAAG GTAAAGAAAACCAGCACTCCTCCACTCTCCCTCTATGGTCAGCTGCTGTGGAGGGAATTTTTCTACACTGCTGCCACCAACAACCCACGATTTGATAAGATGGAAGGCAACCCGATCTGTGTGCGCATCCCCTGGGACAAGAACCCAGAGGCTTTAGCCAAATGGGCTGAAGCTAAGACAGGTTTTCCATGGATTGATGCCATTATGACCCAGCTGAGGCAGGAGGGCTGGATCCACCACCTGGCCCGTCATGCTGTCGCCTGTTTTCTCACTCGTGGAGACCTGTGGATCAGTTGGGAAGAGGGCATGAAG GTGTTCGAGGAGCTCCTGTTGGATGCTGACTGGAGTGTAAATGCAGGCAGCTGGATGTGGCTCTCCTGTAGCTCTTTCTTTCAACAGTTCTTTCATTGCTACTGTCCAGTGGGTTTCGGCAGGCGCACCGACCCTAACGGCGATTTCATTAG ACGATATTTACCTATTCTCCGAGGTTTCCCTGCCAAATATATCTACGACCCATGGAACGCCCCAGACTCTGTGCAGGCTGCTGCCAAGTGCATCATCGGCGTCCACTACCCCAAACCCATGGTGAACCACGCTGAAGCGAGCCGCCTTAACATCGAGAGGATGAAGCAGATCTACCAACAACTTTCACGCTACAGAGGACTCG GACTTCTGGCCTCTGTACCATCCACACATAACGGGAATGGGATGGCGTACTCGCCAGGGGAACAGCAGTCAGGGACCAAAACACCAG CAACAGCTGTATCAGGTGGTTCCAGTGGAAAAAGGAGTGGAAGTATTCTGCTGAAATTTGACAGTGAAGAGCAGCAGGGACCAAGTGGAATTCAGCAGCAACAGCAATCAG GATACCATCACATGACCGACAACGGGCACAGTAGTCGAATTTACAAATGTAATGTCACACACGACATGAAAGGCCCACAGCATTCAG CAAGACATCTGCTGCACTCAGGAGGAAGTGTGACCAGTAAGAGGGAGCGAGAGTCGGAACGAGATCTTGACGGTGAAGATGACACCCTCCCCACCTCTCACAAGTTACAGCGGCAAATTGTCACTTCGGTTCACAGCGGGAAGCAGTCAAGTATG AAGAGTTAG